A single region of the Glycine max cultivar Williams 82 chromosome 20, Glycine_max_v4.0, whole genome shotgun sequence genome encodes:
- the LOC100820546 gene encoding chaperonin CPN60-2, mitochondrial, producing the protein MYRFATSLASKARIARSSTQQIGSRVTWNRNYAAKDIKFGVEARALMLKGVEELADAVKVTMGPKGRNVVIEQSFGAPKVTKDGVTVAKSIEFKDKVKNIGASLVKQVANATNDVAGDGTTCATILTKAIFTEGCKSVAAGMNAMDLRRGINMAVDAVVTNLKSRARMISTSEEIAQVGTISANGEREIGELIAKAMEKVGKEGVITISDGKTLYNELEVVEGMKLDRGYISPYFITNQKNQKCELEDPLIIIHEKKISSINAIVKVLELALKRQRSLLIVAEDVESDALATLILNKLRAGIKVCAIKAPGFGENRKSGLQDLAVLTGGQLITEELGLNLEKVDLDLFGSCKKITISKDDTVILDGAGDKKAIEERCEQIRSAIENSTSDYDKEKLQERLAKLSGGVAVLKIGGASEAEVGEKKDRVTDALNATKAAVEEGIVPGGGVALLYASSELDKLQTANFDQKIGVQIIQNALKTPVHTIASNAGVEGAVVVGKLLEQNDPDLGYDAAKGEYVDMVKTGIIDPLKVIRTALVDAASVSSLMTTTEAVVSELPKDDKDVPAMGGGMGGMDY; encoded by the exons ATTGGAAGTAGGGTCACTTGGAACAGGAATTATGCGGCCAAAGACATTAAGTTTGGTGTGGAGGCTCGGGCTCTGATGCTTAAGGGTGTCGAAGAGCTCGCTGATGCCGTTAAAGTAACAATGGGCCCTAAG GGGCGTAATGTGGTTATTGAGCAAAGTTTTGGAGCACCTAAAGTGACGAAAGATGGAGTAACCGTTGCTAAGAGCATTGAATTCAAGGACAAAGTCAAGAATATCGGTGCCAGTCTTGTAAAGCAGGTTGCTAATGCTACTAATGACGTGGCTGGTGATG GAACCACTTGTGCTACAATTCTTACTAAAGCAATATTTACGGAAGGATGTAAATCAGTTGCAGCTGGAATGAATGCGATGGACCTGAGACGAGGTATAAATATGGCTGTTGATGCTGTGGTGACAAATCTGAAAAGCAGAGCACGTATGATTAGCACTTCTGAAGAAATTGCCCAG GTTGGAACAATATCTGCCAATGGGGAGAGGGAAATTGGTGAGTTAATTGCAAAAGCTATGGAGAAAGTTGGCAAAGAGGGTGTCATCACAATCTCA GATGGCAAGACATTGTACAATGAGTTGGAAGTCGTTGAAGGAATGAAGCTCGACAGGGGATACATTTCTCCATATTTCATAACAAACCAGAAGAACCAGAAATGT GAACTTGAGGATCCTCTCATTATAATCCATGAAAAGAAAATCTCAAGCATAAATGCTATCGTTAAAGTATTAGAGTTAGCTTTGAAG AGACAAAGATCTTTATTGATTGTCGCCGAGGATGTGGAAAGTGATGCCCTTGCAACTCTTATTCTAAATAAACTTCGTGCTGGAATCAAG GTATGTGCCATCAAAGCTCCTGGTTTTGGTGAAAACCGTAAATCTGGTCTCCAGGATCTTGCTGTTCTTACAGGAGGTCAA CTTATCACCGAAGAGCTTGGTTTGAATCTTGAAAAAGTAGACCTGGACTTATTTGGCTCTTGCAAGAAG ATAACAATTTCTAAAGATGACACTGTCATCCTTGATGGAGCTGGTGATAAGAAAGCAATTGAGGAAAGATGTGAGCAG ATTAGATCAGCAATTGAAAATAGCACTTCAGATTATGACAAGGAAAAGTTACAGGAAAGATTAGCCAAGCTTTCTGGGGGTGTTGCAGTACTGAAG ATTGGAGGAGCCAGTGAGGCTGAAGTTGGTGAGAAGAAGGATAGAGTGACAGATGCCTTAAATGCAACCAAGGCAGCTGTAGAGGAGGGCATAGTACCTG GTGGTGGTGTTGCTCTTCTTTATGCATCGAGTGAGTTGGATAAGCTTCAAACTGCCAACTTTGATCAAAAGATAGGTGTCCAGATCATCCAAAATGCTTTGAAG ACTCCTGTGCACACAATTGCTTCAAATGCAGGAGTTGAGGGTGCTGTTGTTGTTGGCAAACTATTGGAACAGAATGATCCTGATCTTGGATATGATGCAGCCAAAG GTGAATATGTTGATATGGTTAAAACTGGAATTATTGATCCATTGAAGGTTATTAGGACCGCCTTGGTTGATGCAGCCAG TGTGTCATCTTTGATGACAACAACTGAAGCTGTTGTGTCTGAACTCCCGAAGGACGATAAAGATGTTCCTGCCATGGGTGGTGGCATGGGTGGCATGGATTATTAA
- the LOC100805774 gene encoding pentatricopeptide repeat-containing protein At3g23020, with product MFVKLQLLYTHAPLLANANAFLLPEKTEQVTPNGRKQRVPLHNGAVKQETHSKKRRPEKNPEECVPRKTKPEKSHTKCSMKRVSYGGCITAILEALDVVLDVDEALGPWEDRLSNKERSIILKEQLRWDRALEIFEWFNKKGHELNVIHYNIMLRSLGRARQWRRVESLWNEMNARGIAATCSTYGTLIDVYSKGGRRDDALSWLNMMLGQGVQPDEVTMVIVVQLYKKAGEFQKGEEFFRKWSSGKPLRSKSKPLRSNDNVVASPELDERVACANASFGSHTYNTLIDTYGKAGQLKEASQTFVEMLKQGVAPTTVTFNTMINICGNHGRLEEVSLLVRKMEELRCSPNTRTYNILISLHAKHDDIGMATKYFETMKEACLEPDLVSYRTLLYAYSIRKMIREAEELVKEMDKRRLEIDQYTQSALTRMYIEAGMLDRSLLWFLRFHVAGNMTSECYAANIDAYGEHGHTLEAEKVFIWCQKQKNLSVLEFNVMIKAYGIGKCYEKACQLFDSMEKHGVVADRCSYTSLIHILASADQPHIAKPYLKKMQEAGLVSDCIPYCAVISSFAKLGQLEMTEDIYREMIRHGVQPDVIVHGILINVFSDAGRVKEAIGYVDEMKKAGLPGNTVIYNSLIKLYAKIDNLEKAKEAYKLLQLSDEGPGVYSSNCMIDLYVKRSMVDQAKEIFETLKKNGAANEFTFAMMLCLYKKIERFDEAIQIAKQIRKLGPLTDLSYNNVLDLYAIAGRPKEAIETFKEMVRASIQVNDCSLRSLGNLLLRYGVSRLAVHKLEALVKKDASNGLQAWMSALASVLEVDDYDHD from the coding sequence ATGTTCGTGAAGCTGCAACTCTTGTACACCCACGCACCCCTCCTCGCAAACGCAAACGCGTTTCTTCTGCCAGAGAAAACCGAACAAGTTACCCCCAATGGCAGAAAGCAAAGAGTCCCTCTTCATAACGGCGCCGTTAAACAAGAGACCCATTCGAAGAAACGCCGTCCGGAGAAGAATCCCGAAGAGTGTGTTCCTAGAAAGACCAAACCGGAGAAGTCGCACACCAAGTGTTCGATGAAACGCGTCTCTTATGGTGGATGCATTACCGCCATTCTAGAAGCATTGGATGTAGTTCTCGACGTGGATGAGGCTCTTGGGCCGTGGGAGGACAGGCTTAGCAACAAGGAGAGGAGCATCATTTTGAAGGAGCAGCTGAGGTGGGACAGAGCTTTGGAGATTTTCGAGTGGTTCAACAAAAAGGGTCATGAATTGAATGTGATTCATTACAACATCATGCTGAGGAGCCTCGGCAGAGCACGCCAGTGGAGACGCGTGGAGAGCTTGTGGAATGAGATGAATGCCAGAGGCATTGCTGCCACCTGTTCCACTTATGGAACTTTGATTGATGTTTATAGCAAAGGAGGGCGCAGAGACGATGCTCTTTCTTGGCTTAACATGATGTTGGGACAAGGGGTGCAGCCTGATGAGGTCACTATGGTGATTGTGGTTCAGTTGTACAAGAAAGCAGGAGAGTTTCAGAAAGGtgaggagtttttcagaaagTGGTCATCTGGTAAACCTTTGAGGAGCAAAAGCAAACCTTTGAGGAGCAATGATAATGTGGTGGCTTCTCCAGAATTGGATGAGAGGGTGGCATGCGCTAATGCTTCTTTTGGCTCGCATACTTATAACACCTTGATCGATACATATGGAAAGGCTGGTCAACTTAAAGAGGCATCTCAGACTTTTGTGGAGATGCTTAAACAAGGCGTGGCGCCGACCACAGTGACGTTTAATACGATGATTAACATTTGTGGAAACCATGGACGATTAGAGGAAGTGAGTTTGCTTGTCCGGAAAATGGAAGAACTTCGATGCTCGCCGAACACAAGGACATATAATATTCTAATCTCTCTTCATGCTAAGCATGATGATATAGGTATGGCAACAAAGTATTTTGAAACAATGAAGGAGGCCTGCCTCGAGCCTGATCTTGTAAGTTACCGTACTCTTTTGTATGCATACTCGATAAGGAAAATGATTCGTGAAGCAGAAGAGCTTGTAAAGGAGATGGATAAGAGGAGACTTGAAATTGATCAATATACCCAGTCTGCTTTGACTAGGATGTACATAGAAGCAGGAATGCTTGATCGGTCCTTGTTATGGTTTCTGAGGTTTCATGTAGCTGGCAATATGACATCCGAGTGCTATGCTGCCAATATTGATGCATATGGGGAGCACGGGCATACATTGGAAGCTGAGAAAGTCTTCATTTGGTGCCAAAAACAGAAGAATCTCAGCGTCCTTGAGTTCAATGTGATGATTAAAGCATATGGCATAGGGAAATGCTATGAGAAGGCATGTCAATTGTTTGATAGTATGGAGAAACATGGCGTAGTTGCAGACAGATGCAGCTATACTTCTCTCATACACATTTTGGCCAGTGCTGACCAGCCACATATTGCCAAACCTTATCTGAAAAAAATGCAGGAGGCAGGATTAGTAAGTGATTGCATCCCATACTGTGCTGTGATTTCCAGCTTTGCAAAATTAGGCCAATTGGAAATGACTGAAGATATATACAGGGAAATGATTAGGCATGGTGTGCAGCCTGATGTTATAGTTCACGGCATATTGATCAATGTTTTCTCTGATGCTGGAAGAGTTAAAGAAGCCATCGGTTatgttgatgaaatgaagaaagcTGGCTTGCCAGGGAATACagttatatataattcattGATCAAGTTGTATGCAAAAATTGACAACCTGGAAAAAGCAAAAGAAGCATACAAGTTGCTTCAATTGTCAGATGAAGGTCCTGGTGTATACTCTTCAAATTGTATGATTGATCTTTATGTTAAGAGGTCCATGGTTGATCAAGCAAAAGAGATATTTGAGACCTTAAAGAAAAATGGAGCTGCAAATGAATTTACATTTGCAATGATGCTATGCTTGTATAAGAAAATTGAGAGGTTTGATGAAGCCATTCAAATTGCAAAGCAGATAAGAAAATTGGGACCCTTGACAGATTTAAGTTATAACAATGTGCTTGACCTGTATGCTATTGCTGGGAGACCCAAGGAAGCAATAGAGACTTTTAAGGAAATGGTAAGAGCTTCCATTCAAGTTAATGATTGTAGTCTTAGATCACTTGGAAATCTTTTGTTGAGATATGGAGTATCAAGGCTGGCTGTTCACAAATTAGAAGCATTAGTGAAAAAGGATGCTTCCAATGGTTTGCAGGCATGGATGTCAGCACTCGCAAGTGTGCTTGAAGTAGATGATTATGATCATGACTAG
- the LOC100776016 gene encoding general transcription and DNA repair factor IIH subunit TFB1-1, protein MSSRQVVKRAKYKTTVKDPGTPGVLKLTQDKFVFKPNDPTSKTKLDVEFRFIQGHKVTKEGSKKPAWLNLIHSQGSYIFELETFADLHVCRELVGVALNKQVPGEATKVISEEQLSPAEMALKIKLLQEDSKLQRLHKELVASGKLTESEFWATKKKMLDQDESRKLKQQIGFKNSLIFDTKPMSDGRINQVKFQLTPEIKYQIFALKPAVHQAFLNFVPRKMNEVDFWNKYFKAEYLHSTKNAVAAAAEAAEDEDLAVFLKDDEILEIEARKKVRRVDPTLDMEADQGDDYTHLPDHGIFRDGSKDISEAQNSLYKRTLLQDLNRQGAVVLEGKTLDMEMEHPRTVAEILARRKQECDGVVDEERQNRISKMTLIDDLQAQDNHPYAPLCIKDPRDYFDFQQANAVKTLDDSQTGMEQMKCSLGSEEAYGSLRASISKIKTTGLRDPLFSPDVALKVLNGLTKNISSPKYHLGRSSQGSVLDILPNTTKETLLDHWVCSQELLRHFWSSYPITTQNLVNKTRRLKESISQIYSKLEDIKVSAESDLRHHVSLVVHPMQQALNAALLHYEADIRKRNARGQKPNGYV, encoded by the exons ATGTCGTCGCGGCAAGTGGTGAAGCGTGCCAAATACAAAACCACTGTCAAAGACCCTGGCACCCCCGGCGTCCTCAAATTG ACTCAAGATAAGTTCGTTTTCAAGCCGAATGATCCTACCTCGAAAACCAAGCTCGATGTGGAGTTCAGATTTATTCAGG GTCATAAAGTCACTAAAGAGGGATCAAAGAAACCAGCATGGCTTAATCTTATCCATTCAcag GGAAGTTACATCTTTGAGTTAGAAACTTTTGCAGATCTTCATGTTTGCCGGGAATTGGTGG GTGTTGCCCTTAACAAGCAAGTGCCTGGAGAAGCTACAAAAGTTATTTCTGAGGAACAGCTGAGCCCTGCTGAAATGGCACTGAAGATAAAGCTATTGCAGGAAGATAG CAAGTTGCAGAGGCTTCATAAGGAACTTGTGGCTAGTGGTAAGCTTACAGAATCAGAATTTTGGGCTACAAAGAAG aAAATGCTGGATCAAGATGAAAGCAGAAAGTTAAAACAACAGATTGGTTTTAAAAATTCTTTGATCTTTGACACAAAGCCTATGAGTGATGGACGG ATAAACCAGGTTAAATTTCAGTTGACGCCAGAGATAAAATATCAG ATTTTTGCCCTCAAACCTGCCGTCCACCAGGCATTCCTGAATTTTGTACCTAGGAAA ATGAATGAGGTAGATTTCTGGAATAAATACTTCAAAGCTGAGTATCTCCATAGCACCAAAAATGCTGTTGCAGCAGCTGCTGAGGCTGCTGAAGATGAGGATCTTGCTGTTTTTCTGAAAGATGATGAGATATTGGAAATTGAAGCTCGAAAGAAG GTTCGACGGGTTGATCCAACTTTAGACATGGAAGCAGACCAAGGAGATGATTACACACATCTTCCT GATCATGGGATTTTCCGAGACGGTAGCAAGGATATATCTGAAGCCCAAAATTCTTTGTATAAGAGAACATTGTTGCAAGATCTTAATAGACAAGGTGCAGTTGTTCTTGAAGGAAAAACTTTAG ATATGGAGATGGAACACCCAAGAACAGTAGCAGAAATTCTTGCTCGGAGAAAACAGG AATGTGATGGGGTTGTAGATGAGGAGAGACAAAACAGAATTTCTAAGATGACCCTGATTGATGATCTTCAGGCACAAGATAATCATCCGTATGCACCACTCTGTATCAAG GATCCTCGTGACTATTTTGATTTCCAACAAGCTAATGCTGTAAAAACTTTGGATGATTCTCAAACTGGAATGGAGCAAATGAAATGCAGTTTGGGTTCTGAGGAAGCCTATGGCTCTTTGAGGGCATcaatatctaaaataaaaactacaGGATTAAGGGATCCTCTCTTTAGTCCTGATGTTGCTCTTAAG gTCCTTAACGGATTGACTAAAAATATCTCAAGTCCCAAATATCATCTTGGGAGAAGTTCTCAAGGTAGTGTCCTTGATATATTGCCCAATACAACTAAGGAGACACTACTAGAT CATTGGGTGTGCAGTCAGGAATTGCTGAGGCACTTTTGGTCTTCATATCCAATTACAACACAGAACCTTGTTAATAAG ACACGAAGACTGAAAGAATCCATATCACAAATATATTCTAAACTTGAG GACATAAAGGTATCTGCTGAGTCAGACCTGCGACACCATGTTTCCCTTGTTGTCCATCCTATGCAGCAG GCTCTGAATGCTGCCTTGTTACACTATGAGGCTGACATTAGGAAAAGAAATGCAAGAGGACAGAAGCCTAACGGTTATGTTTAG